One stretch of Zingiber officinale cultivar Zhangliang chromosome 6B, Zo_v1.1, whole genome shotgun sequence DNA includes these proteins:
- the LOC121991579 gene encoding SKP1-like protein 1, which produces MAKMIKLVSSDGAEFEVEEEVAFQSKIIKDIVADADDVIPLPSVSSKVLIQVIEYFRKHAAVKSFPLSPSSSAASSSSSSISSKPVSDPALRAWDNEFVKLNNSSLFDIVIAANYLDIEELVDLVLETVADRIKGKQAQEIRQQFNIENDFTPEEEEALRRENSWAFQNN; this is translated from the exons ATGGCGAAGATGATCAAGCTCGTTTCCAGCGACGGTGCAGAATTCgaggtggaggaggaggtggcCTTCCAATCGAAGATCATCAAGGACATCGTCGCCGACGCCGACGACGTCATCCCCCTCCCATCGGTCAGCTCCAAGGTGCTGATCCAGGTCATCGAGTACTTCCGGAAGCACGCCGCCGTCAAATCTTTCCCATTGTCGccctcctcctccgccgcctcctcctcttcctcctccatcTCATCGAAGCCCGTCTCGGACCCGGCGCTCAGGGCCTGGGACAACGAGTTCGTAAAGCTCAACAATTCCTCCCTCTTCGATATTGTCATT GCTGCAAACTACCTGGACATTGAAGAACTTGTGGATTTGGTCCTTGAAACCGTCGCCGACAGGATCAAAGGGAAGCAAGCGCAAGAGATACGCCAGCAGTTTAACATCGAGAATGATTTCACTCCTGAGGAAGAGGAAGCCCTCCGGAGGGAGAACTCCTGGGCATTCCAAAACAATTGA
- the LOC121991580 gene encoding SKP1-like protein 11, producing the protein MTKMIKLVSSDGQEIEVEEEVAIQSKVIEGMLGDFDGVIPLAPVHSKVLRQILEYSRKHAAANSSPSSSAVAAAASSSASSSDNSFSSYCISSKPVSDPALSAWDKEFVKLDPSSLYNLFIAANYLDVKGLVDFIAETVADMIKGKEPEEIRQLLDIQNDFTPEEEEAVRSKNAWAFQ; encoded by the exons ATGACGAAGATGATTAAGCTCGTTTCCAGCGACGGACAAGAGATCgaggtggaggaggaggtggcCATCCAATCGAAGGTCATCGAGGGCATGCTCGGCGACTTTGACGGCGTCATCCCGCTCGCCCCCGTCCACTCCAAGGTGTTGCGCCAGATCCTCGAGTACTCCCGGAAGCACGCCGCCGCCAATTCTTCTCCCTCGTCCTCTGCCGTCGCCGCCGCTgcctcctcctccgcctcctcctccGACAACTCCTTCTCCTCTTATTGCATCTCATCGAAGCCCGTCTCAGACCCCGCGCTCAGTGCTTGGGATAAAGAGTTCGTCAAGCTCGACCCATCCTCCCTCTACAATCTCTTCATT GCTGCGAACTACCTGGACGTTAAAGGATTGGTCGATTTTATCGCTGAAACCGTCGCCGACATGATCAAAGGGAAGGAACCGGAAGAGATCCGCCAGTTGTTAGACATCCAAAATGATTTCActcctgaagaagaagaagccgtCCGCAGCAAGAACGCCTGGGCATTCCAATAA
- the LOC121991581 gene encoding protein NEDD1-like, with amino-acid sequence MVADFYGGKILLKFNLYVRADLVVASAGDDKKISLWNKNGQSMGSFPSHGSDLADDIEESINCISFSNKSSRYLCSGGSGHIVKIWDLQRKRYIKRLSGHIDTITGVMYNCKDEHLASINEKGDLILHYLASGTRAELKDPNGQVLRVLDYSRFSRHLLSTAGDDGSVHIWDTTGRRPKVSWLKQHSAPTIGICFSPSSDKVIVTVGLDKKLYMFDSGTKRPSYCMPFEAPF; translated from the exons ATGGTGGCTGACTTTTACGGTGGGAAAATCTTACTAAAGTTTAATCTTTATGTTCGTGCAGACCTAGTGGTTGCTAGTGCTGGTGACGATAAAAAGATATCACTTTGGAATAAAAATGGCCAAAGTATGGGATCCTTTCCTTCTCACGGCAGCGACCTTGCTGATGACATTGAG gaatccATAAATTGTATCAGCTTTAGTAATAAAAGTTCTagatatctttgctctggaggaaGTGGGCATATTGTCAAAATATGGGACCTGCAGAGGAAAAGGTACATCAAACGGTTGAGTGGTCATATTGACACAATTACAGGTGTAATGTACAACTGCAAAGATGAACATTTAGCATCCATCAACGAGAAGGGGGATCTCATACTTCATTATCTTGCTTCCGGAACCCGGGCTGAACTCAAGGATCCAAATGGGCAG GTACTAAGAGTACTTGATTATTCTCGATTTAGTCGACATCTTTTGTCAACAGCTGGGGATGATGGATCTGTTCATATTTGGGATACAACTGGTCGCAGACCAAAG GTTTCTTGGTTGAAACAACATTCtgccccaacaattggtatttgCTTCTCTCCATCAAGTGACAAG GTTATTGTTACAGTTGGTCTTGATAAAAAGTTGTATATGTTTGATTCTGGAACAAAAAGACCCTCATATTGCATGCCTTTTGAGGCACCCTTCTGA
- the LOC121991583 gene encoding SKP1-like protein 1A: protein MAKMIKLVSSDGAEFEVEEEVAFQSKIIKDIVADADDVIPLPSVSSKVLIQVIEYCRKHAAVNSFPLSPSSSTAAAASSSSSISSKPVSDPALRAWDNEFVKLNNSSLFDIVIAANYLDIEELVDLVLETVADRIKGKQAQEIRRQFNIENDFTPEEEEALRRENSWAFQNN, encoded by the exons ATGGCGAAGATGATCAAGCTCGTTTCCAGCGACGGTGCAGAGTTCgaggtggaggaggaggtggcCTTCCAATCGAAGATCATCAAGGACATCGTCGCCGACGCCGACGACGTCATCCCCCTCCCATCGGTCAGCTCCAAGGTGCTGATCCAGGTCATCGAGTACTGCCGGAAGCACGCCGCCGTCAATTCTTTCCCATTGTCGCCCTCCTCctccaccgccgccgccgcctcctcttcctcctccatcTCATCGAAGCCCGTCTCGGACCCGGCGCTCAGGGCCTGGGACAACGAGTTCGTAAAGCTCAACAATTCCTCCCTCTTCGATATTGTCATT GCTGCAAACTACCTGGACATCGAAGAACTTGTGGATTTGGTCCTTGAAACCGTCGCCGACAGGATCAAAGGGAAGCAAGCGCAAGAGATTCGCCGGCAGTTTAACATCGAGAATGATTTCACTCCTGAGGAAGAGGAAGCCCTCCGGAGAGAGAATTCCTGGGCATTCCAAAACAATTGA
- the LOC121991585 gene encoding SKP1-like protein 1B: MTKMIKLVSSDGKEIEVEEEVAIQSKVIEGMLGDFDGVIPLAPVHSKVLRQILEYCRKHAAANSSPSSSAVAAAASSSASSISAASSSDNSFSSYCISSKPVSDPALSAWDKEFVKLDPSSLYDLFIAANYLDVKGLVDFIAETVADMIKGKEPEEIRRLLDIDNDFTPEEEEAVRSKNAWAFQ; encoded by the exons ATGACGAAGATGATTAAGCTCGTTTCCAGCGACGGAAAAGAGATCgaggtggaggaggaggtggcCATCCAATCGAAGGTCATCGAGGGCATGCTCGGCGACTTTGACGGCGTCATCCCGCTCGCCCCCGTCCACTCCAAGGTGTTGCGCCAGATCCTCGAGTACTGCCGGAAGCACGCCGCCGCCAATTCTTCTCCCTCGTCCTCTGCCGTCGCCGCCGCTgcctcctcctccgcctcctccatctccgccgcctcctcctccgaCAACTCCTTCTCCTCTTATTGCATCTCATCGAAGCCCGTCTCAGACCCCGCGCTCAGTGCTTGGGATAAAGAGTTCGTCAAGCTCGACCCATCCTCCCTCTACGATCTCTTCATT GCTGCAAACTACCTGGACGTTAAAGGATTGGTCGATTTTATCGCTGAAACCGTCGCCGACATGATCAAAGGGAAGGAACCGGAAGAGATCCGCCGGTTGTTAGACATCGATAATGATTTCActcctgaagaagaagaagccgtCCGCAGCAAGAACGCCTGGGCATTCCAATAA